The following coding sequences are from one Diabrotica virgifera virgifera chromosome 2, PGI_DIABVI_V3a window:
- the LOC126880879 gene encoding uncharacterized protein LOC126880879 produces MEDLKKKRTPLKAKITRIENWLSQKASTEKDALQFQFRQTELKTCFLKYEEIMDQIDEIDEAGTEAEDRVTTEQKYFSILAGLQRKMDELLLGPPPLRSNSTQSTVATAKVRLPEITMQTFCGSFSEFNSFYQLFETLIVNNEELNNVQRFIYLKSFLRNEPLQLIDNIEVIDENFDIAVKTLKDRYENKSRVISLHIQKLLKAPSLVKNNSKALREFLTLAQQTLLALKNMSVPIEHWDLLLIEIFLQKLDFSTHRAFEYDIGTKTLPTLSQFFKFLEKKCDIQEKLNVSDHDKKVNNRSQSKTSFFSSVDQPSHSFSDNNCTFCRSNAHKVYQCNDFKCLSLQEKFNFVKGKKLCFNCLSSKHFSQDCGSTRSCTLCGGHHHSSLHGTSENVSSSRNINRQALSRERNAQTPQNSQGASRVVAPISTQHSFNNRSQNEASTSSSRPPLDMQNSPDSQAATSLSALSVKTDVLLATALLQISTISENTSLSNEMLNLEFFPYNVKDRSFKTSFAVLDSITCRLPRATIDRSKIKVPQDLTLADPSYSVPGKIDLLLAGDIYSELLTDGFIRLGKNLPILQNTHLGYVIFGTINPQVFHRNSHLAISQSNVSLFVQSEPEENQLDKLLQQFFEIEEVPLVSKLTPDEELAEQIFSKTTLVLPSGRFQGEWCKLNYQR; encoded by the exons ATGGAAGACCTCAAGAAAAAAAGGACGCCTTTGAAGGCTAAAATTACAAGAATCGAAAACTGGCTCTCACAAAAGGCTAGTACGGAAAAGGATGCGCTACAATTTCAATTTCGGCAAACAgaattaaaaacctgttttttaaaatatgaagaaataatGGATCAGATAGACGAGATTGATGAAGCCGGTACTGAAGCAGAAGACAGGGTAAcaactgagcaaaaatatttctcTATTCTCGCGGGCCTACAGCGTAAGATGGACGAGTTATTGTTGGGCCCCCCTCCTCTCAGATCAAATAGCACTCAGTCAACTGTGGCCACTGCTAAGGTTAGGCTTCCGGAGATCACCATGCAAACGTTCTGCGGGTCATTCTCTGAGTTCAACTCGTTCTACCAGCTCTTCGAGACGCTAATAGTGAACAATGAAGAACTCAATAATGTGCAACGATTTATTTACCTTAAATCGTTCCTGCGAAATGAACCCCTCCAGTTGATCGACAACATCGAAGTTATCGACGAAAATTTCGATATAGCTGTAAAAACTCTCAAAGATCGTTACGAAAACAAATCGCGAGTGATTAGCTTACACATTCAAAAATTGTTAAAGGCTCCATCTCTAGTTAAAAATAATTCAAAGGCGTTACGCGAATTTTTAACTCTAGCTCAGCAGACGCTGCTCGCTTTGAAAAATATGTCCGTACCAATTGAGCATTGGGATTTActattaattgaaatatttttacaaaaattagatttttctaCACATAGGGCCTTTGAATATGATATTGGGACAAAGACCTTACCTACCCTTTCacagttttttaaatttctcgAGAAAAAGTGTGATATTCAGGAAAAATTAAATGTTTCAGATCATGATAAAAAGGTTAATAACAGGTCTCAATCAAAAACATCTTTCTTCTCATCAGTTGACCAACCATCACACTCTTTCTCTGATAATAATTGTACTTTTTGCAGAAGTAATGCTCATAAGGTTTATCAGTGTAATGATTTTAAATGCCTCTCTTTAcaggaaaaatttaattttgtaaaaggtaagaaACTGTGTTTTAATTGTTTGAGTAGTAAACATTTCTCTCAAGATTGCGGCTCTACTCGATCATGTACTTTGTGTGGGGGTCATCATCACTCATCCCTCCATGGAACCTCTGAAAATGTCTCTTCCTCTAGGAACATCAATAGGCAAGCTCTCTCTCGTGAGCGCAATGCTCAAACTCCTCAAAATTCTCAAGGTGCTTCTCGTGTTGTCGCTCCCATATCTACTCAGCATTCTTTTAATAATCGCAGCCAAAATGAAGCTTCTACTAGCTCATCCAGACCTCCTTTAGATATGCAAAATTCTCCAGATTCTCAGGCAGCCACATCTCTCTCCGCTTTATCAGTTAAAACTGATGTGTTGTTGGCTACCGCTTTA CTACAGATATCAACCATATCCGAAAACACCTCACTCTCAAACGAAATGTTAAACTTAGAATTTTTCCCCTATAATGTAAAGGACAGAAGTTTTAAAACTTCTTTCGCTGTACTCGATAGTATAACTTGTAGGCTTCCTAGAGCTACTATAGATAGAAGTAAAATAAAAGTCCCACAGGATCTCACTCTCGCAGATCCCTCGTATTCTGTTCCGGGTAAAATTGATTTGCTTCTAGCTGGTGATATCTATAGTGAATTATTGACGGATGGATTTATACGGTTAGGAAAAAATCTTCCCATTCTTCAGAATACTCACTTAGGCTATGTTATTTTTGGTACAATTAATCCTCAGGTTTTTCACCGTAATTCACATTTGGCTATCTCTCAGTCAAATGTTTCTCTTTTTGTTCAATCCGAACCCGAAGAAAATCAGTTGGATAAGTTGCTTCAACAATTTTTCGAAATTGAAGAAGTTCCCCTCGTTAGTAAATTAACTCCCGATGAAGAATTAGCGGAACAAATATTTAGCAAAACTACTCTTGTATTACCTTCAGGCCGCTTTCAA GGCGAATGGTGTAAACTAAACTATCAAAGATAA